A stretch of Elgaria multicarinata webbii isolate HBS135686 ecotype San Diego chromosome 5, rElgMul1.1.pri, whole genome shotgun sequence DNA encodes these proteins:
- the LOC134399521 gene encoding claudin-8-like: MAAAALQFAGLILAGIGSVGTFAITGMPQWRVTAFIESNVVVFETTWEGLWMNCIRQANIRMQCKVYDSLLALSPDLQASRGLMCAASAVACLAFAVAVLGMKCTQCTGNDDRIKGYILLAGGLTFIFCGIVVLIPVCFVAHNIIRDFYNPVITVGQKRELGEALYIGWVSAFCLVAGGAILCCFCQRNEKTRSYRYSVPSQPTAYRSHHSQRRAESSYSKSQYV; this comes from the coding sequence ATGGCTGCTGCAGCTCTTCAATTCGCTGGACTGATCCTTGCAGGCATCGGCTCAGTTGGGACATTTGCCATCACTGGCATGCCTCAGTGGCGAGTGACTGCTTTCATTGAGAGCAACGTGGTGGTCTTCGAAACCACCTGGGAAGGACTCTGGATGAATTGCATAAGGCAAGCGAACATCAGGATGCAATGCAAGGTCTATGACTCCCTTTTGGCATTGTCCCCTGACCTCCAGGCTTCAAGAGGTTTGATGTGTGCAGCTTCAGCTGTGGCGTGCCTTGCTTTTGCAGTTGCTGTTCTTGGCATGAAGTGCACCCAGTGCACTGGAAATGATGACCGAATAAAAGGCTATATTTTGCTGGCTGGTGGCCTCACTTTCATTTTCTGTGGCATTGTTGTACTCATCCCAGTGTGCTTCGTTGCCCATAACATCATCCGAGACTTCTACAATCCAGTCATCACAGTAGGTCAGAAGCGAGAGCTTGGAGAAGCTCTTTACATAGGGTGGGTGTCTGCCTTTTGTCTCGTTGCTGGAGGGGCCATTCTCTGTTGCTTCTGCCAACGCAATGAAAAAACCAGAAGCTATCGGTACTCTGTGCCTTCGCAACCTACAGCCTACCGCAGCCACCACAGCCAAAGAAGAGCTGAGAGTTCATACTCTAAAAGTCAGTATGTTTAG